One stretch of Pedobacter riviphilus DNA includes these proteins:
- a CDS encoding amino acid permease produces MGLFTKKPMHLLLEEAGDSAKGLKRTLSAGALVALGVGAIIGAGLFVRTAAAAAQNAGPSVTIGFIIAAIGCALAGLCYAELSSSIPISGSAYTYTYATMGEFMAWIIGWDLVLEYAVGAATVGIAWSEYLNKLLVEVLHTSPIPYEWCHSPFQSHPDGTVNGIINLPALFIVGLLSLLLIKGTSESAFVNGLIVITKVSIVILIIVLGWGFIHEANHHPYIPKATTYVDHAGISHSFGGFWGVLGAAGTVFFAFIGFDAVSTAAQETKNPKTAMPIGILGSLAVCTVLYILFAHVLTGIAPVEFFRTKGGEASVVAAISEYMTGYGWLAKLVTVAILAGFSSVILVMLLGQSRVFYSMSKDGLLPKMFSDLHPKFKTPYKANLVILVIVGLFAAFIPGDVVGDMTSIGTLFAFMLVCIAVIILRKTDPDLPRQFKTPWVPLIPILGVITCGLMILGLGWTNWLRLFGWLALGFIIYFGYSKQHSHLKDSK; encoded by the coding sequence ATGGGTTTATTTACTAAGAAGCCGATGCATTTACTGCTAGAAGAAGCGGGAGATTCAGCCAAAGGCTTAAAGCGTACACTTAGTGCTGGTGCATTAGTGGCATTAGGTGTGGGCGCAATTATTGGTGCTGGTTTATTTGTTAGAACAGCAGCAGCAGCAGCACAAAATGCTGGGCCATCTGTTACCATTGGCTTTATTATAGCCGCAATTGGTTGTGCATTAGCCGGTTTATGCTACGCAGAACTATCATCATCTATTCCGATCTCCGGTAGTGCTTACACTTACACTTATGCCACTATGGGCGAGTTTATGGCCTGGATAATTGGCTGGGATTTAGTGTTAGAATATGCTGTTGGGGCTGCAACAGTAGGTATTGCCTGGAGCGAATACTTAAATAAATTACTGGTCGAAGTATTGCATACCTCGCCCATACCTTACGAGTGGTGCCACTCACCTTTCCAGTCGCATCCAGATGGTACCGTAAATGGAATTATCAACCTTCCTGCATTATTTATTGTAGGCTTATTGAGCTTACTTTTAATTAAAGGAACTTCAGAATCTGCTTTTGTAAACGGTCTGATCGTAATTACTAAAGTAAGTATTGTAATCTTAATCATTGTTTTAGGTTGGGGCTTTATTCATGAAGCCAATCACCATCCATATATTCCAAAAGCAACTACTTATGTAGATCATGCAGGCATCAGCCATAGTTTTGGTGGTTTCTGGGGTGTTCTCGGTGCGGCCGGAACAGTATTCTTTGCCTTCATCGGTTTTGATGCTGTAAGTACTGCAGCACAGGAAACTAAAAACCCTAAAACAGCAATGCCAATTGGTATCTTAGGTTCATTAGCTGTGTGTACTGTTTTATACATCTTATTTGCACACGTTTTAACCGGTATCGCTCCAGTTGAGTTCTTTAGAACTAAAGGTGGTGAAGCATCGGTTGTGGCTGCAATTAGCGAATACATGACAGGTTATGGCTGGTTAGCTAAATTGGTTACCGTAGCTATTTTAGCAGGTTTTTCTTCCGTAATTTTGGTAATGTTATTGGGCCAGAGCCGTGTATTTTACTCCATGAGTAAAGATGGTTTATTACCAAAAATGTTCAGCGATTTACACCCTAAATTCAAAACACCTTACAAAGCCAACCTAGTAATTTTGGTAATCGTAGGTTTATTTGCAGCTTTCATCCCTGGTGATGTAGTGGGTGATATGACCAGTATTGGTACTTTATTTGCCTTTATGCTGGTTTGTATCGCAGTAATTATTTTAAGAAAAACTGATCCTGATCTTCCACGTCAATTCAAGACACCTTGGGTACCTTTAATCCCAATTTTAGGTGTAATTACCTGCGGATTAATGATCCTTGGTTTAGGCTGGACAAACTGGTTAAGGTTATTTGGCTGGTTAGCTTTAGGCTTTATTATCTATTTTGGATACAGCAAACAGCATTCTCATTTAAAAGATTCTAAATAA
- a CDS encoding porin, with amino-acid sequence MYRHPAKFKRVYFSLTIVLLFISAAGYAQRTINDVMDSTTVNHLLIISKKYGSLSFSGYLQPQFQLAQSKGTQAEFQGGNFGDFTNNRFRLRRGRLRADYMMLTEDGAPSTYFVLQFDGTEQGVAIRDFWGRYYENKWKILAVTLGLSGRPFGNELQLSSSVREAPERGRMSQILMKTERDLGVTFTLNPRWKDAKLKNFVLDFGVYNGQGLAGNGEFDNSKDYILRLSHKTYAFKNFTIAGGISTLQGGLDHRLPVSYKMEQINDTWKMVKDSSTATINKVAPRRYYGADIQLATKTKSWKSEFRAEVISGLQTGTSTTSTTPGSYPVDNKAVALPFYTRTFNGAYFTFVQTLNSTDNQLILKYDWYDPNAKVKGMDISSDKGLSPADVRFDTFGFGFLHHFNPHFKAVLYYDIIKNESTQIQGYTVDRKDNVLTLRTQFYF; translated from the coding sequence ATGTACCGCCATCCAGCCAAATTTAAGCGCGTTTATTTCTCCCTAACTATTGTTTTGTTATTCATTTCTGCTGCAGGATACGCACAAAGAACAATTAATGATGTAATGGATTCCACAACAGTAAACCATTTGCTCATTATCTCGAAGAAATATGGTTCATTATCTTTCAGTGGTTATTTACAGCCACAGTTCCAATTGGCGCAATCGAAAGGTACGCAGGCTGAGTTTCAGGGTGGAAATTTTGGCGATTTTACCAATAACAGGTTCAGGTTAAGAAGAGGCCGTTTGAGGGCAGATTACATGATGTTAACGGAAGATGGTGCTCCCTCTACCTACTTCGTACTTCAGTTTGATGGTACAGAACAAGGTGTAGCGATCCGGGATTTCTGGGGACGTTATTACGAGAATAAATGGAAAATATTGGCAGTAACTCTTGGTCTTTCGGGCCGTCCCTTTGGTAATGAGCTCCAACTGTCATCATCAGTAAGGGAAGCACCTGAACGTGGTCGAATGTCGCAGATTTTAATGAAAACAGAACGTGATCTGGGTGTAACCTTTACTTTAAACCCACGCTGGAAAGATGCCAAACTCAAAAATTTTGTACTCGATTTTGGTGTTTATAATGGTCAGGGCTTAGCTGGTAACGGAGAATTCGATAACAGCAAGGATTATATTTTAAGGTTAAGCCATAAAACTTATGCATTTAAAAACTTTACCATTGCAGGTGGGATAAGTACGCTTCAGGGAGGCTTAGATCACCGCTTGCCTGTGAGCTATAAGATGGAGCAAATAAATGATACATGGAAAATGGTTAAAGATTCATCTACAGCTACCATAAACAAAGTGGCCCCAAGAAGATATTATGGTGCGGATATACAACTGGCTACCAAAACCAAAAGCTGGAAATCAGAGTTTAGGGCAGAAGTAATATCGGGCTTACAAACAGGTACCTCAACCACATCAACCACACCTGGCTCTTACCCTGTTGATAATAAGGCCGTGGCCTTGCCTTTTTATACACGTACTTTTAATGGTGCCTACTTTACCTTTGTACAAACCTTAAACAGTACAGATAACCAGCTAATTTTAAAATATGACTGGTACGATCCGAATGCTAAAGTAAAAGGCATGGATATTTCTAGCGATAAAGGGCTTTCTCCGGCTGATGTGCGTTTCGACACCTTTGGATTTGGTTTTTTACACCACTTTAACCCACATTTTAAAGCGGTGCTTTATTACGATATTATTAAAAACGAATCGACTCAAATTCAGGGCTATACAGTTGACAGAAAAGACAATGTGCTTACTTTAAGAACACAGTTCTATTTCTAA
- a CDS encoding MarC family protein → MTFNLSQILSTTMVLFAIIDILGAIPVVIELRRKAGHIESEKASLVATGLMILFLFVGESLLKVIGLDVESFAIAGSFVIFFIAMEMVLGLTIFKEEAPETVSIVPLAFPLIAGAGTMTTLLSLKTEYHTQNILVGIILNMLFVYFVLKNTNRLEKLFGKSGLNILRKAFGVILLAIAIKLFRNNTGL, encoded by the coding sequence ATGACGTTCAACTTAAGCCAGATCCTATCGACAACGATGGTACTCTTTGCTATTATCGATATTTTGGGCGCTATTCCCGTTGTGATCGAATTGCGTAGAAAAGCTGGCCATATCGAATCAGAAAAAGCATCATTAGTGGCTACGGGCTTAATGATCCTCTTTCTGTTTGTCGGAGAATCTTTATTGAAAGTGATTGGATTAGATGTAGAATCTTTTGCCATAGCAGGTTCATTTGTGATCTTCTTTATTGCCATGGAAATGGTATTGGGATTAACCATTTTTAAAGAAGAAGCACCAGAAACGGTTTCTATTGTTCCATTAGCCTTTCCTTTAATTGCCGGAGCAGGTACAATGACAACTTTGCTATCATTAAAAACAGAATACCATACCCAGAATATTTTAGTGGGCATTATACTTAATATGTTGTTCGTTTACTTTGTATTGAAAAATACCAACAGACTGGAAAAACTTTTCGGAAAATCTGGTTTAAACATCTTACGTAAAGCCTTTGGGGTAATTTTATTGGCAATAGCAATTAAATTATTCAGAAATAATACAGGGCTTTAA
- a CDS encoding RsmB/NOP family class I SAM-dependent RNA methyltransferase has translation MRADHQLRAFEQILNNYDGSLPLHRFLPTYFKQHKQMGSSDRRWATRHIYSFFRLGKALSGLPQEERLSIADFLCHDTLSLIVEKNLPELKESITLQLEEKISIIKTKYPDFNFQEIYPFHANLSDGLDREAFYTSFFKQPDLFIRVGADESASIISKLEDEKIEVKAISPTALALPNGTRLETVLKEGSYQVQDLSSQHTGHYFKPNKWDKWWDCCAASGGKTLLLHSLEPVIELLVSDLRESILLNLDERFRLAGIKKYHKKELDLLQNNDQVLHHYQFDGIILDAPCTGSGTWGRTPEMLTFFEERKINQFANIQRGIVQNIVKYLKPGKPLIYITCSAFAEENEAIVQHMIEQLPLELEKMELIKGYENNADTMFVARLIKKGQE, from the coding sequence ATGAGAGCAGATCATCAATTAAGAGCCTTTGAACAGATTTTGAATAATTATGATGGAAGTTTGCCCTTACATCGTTTTTTACCGACCTATTTTAAGCAACATAAACAAATGGGATCATCTGATAGGAGATGGGCCACGCGTCATATATATAGCTTTTTTAGATTAGGTAAGGCTTTATCAGGGCTTCCACAGGAAGAACGTTTGAGTATTGCCGATTTCTTGTGCCACGATACGCTTAGCCTTATTGTGGAGAAAAATTTGCCGGAACTAAAAGAAAGCATTACGCTGCAGCTTGAAGAAAAAATATCCATTATCAAAACGAAGTATCCGGATTTTAATTTTCAGGAGATATATCCGTTTCATGCAAATCTATCTGATGGATTAGACCGGGAGGCATTTTATACCTCATTCTTCAAACAGCCCGATCTGTTTATTAGGGTAGGAGCCGACGAATCTGCAAGCATCATCTCCAAATTAGAAGATGAAAAAATTGAGGTTAAAGCTATTTCTCCAACTGCTTTAGCCTTGCCCAATGGAACCAGGCTCGAAACTGTTTTAAAAGAAGGCAGTTACCAGGTTCAGGATTTATCTTCTCAGCATACGGGCCATTATTTTAAACCTAACAAATGGGATAAATGGTGGGACTGCTGTGCGGCATCAGGTGGAAAAACATTGCTTTTGCACAGTTTGGAGCCTGTTATCGAGCTTTTGGTTTCCGATCTGAGAGAAAGTATACTCTTAAATCTAGATGAACGTTTCCGCTTAGCCGGGATCAAAAAATACCATAAAAAAGAGCTAGATCTTTTACAGAACAACGATCAGGTTTTACACCACTATCAATTTGATGGGATCATTTTGGATGCGCCTTGTACAGGTTCCGGAACATGGGGCAGAACACCCGAAATGCTTACGTTTTTTGAGGAACGGAAAATCAATCAATTTGCAAACATCCAAAGGGGGATCGTCCAAAATATTGTAAAATATTTAAAGCCTGGTAAGCCTTTAATTTATATTACCTGCTCCGCCTTTGCCGAAGAAAACGAAGCCATTGTGCAGCATATGATTGAGCAGTTGCCGCTAGAGCTGGAAAAAATGGAACTGATTAAAGGTTATGAAAATAACGCCGATACGATGTTTGTAGCGAGGTTGATTAAAAAAGGTCAGGAATAG
- a CDS encoding ABC transporter substrate-binding protein → MNFKKVYGLLVLFAVVLGACSPKIRTPKPEAGKPVEKEKPADKKPIKKFSQASISLLVPFKLDELNLKTATKADIEKYAMPIDFYQGFKLGLDSAAAQGLNFKLNVFDTQDDNAHISLLYKNERFKQSNLIIGPVFPDGLKFIANYAKENNAIIVSPLAASEPAEFNNPNLVSIVNNIGLHGKKIATYIAKNYNPANTIVVLINPKKTEDEQFAAPIRNYFQSNTKFVVQEYASAYAFETKMIKGKEYVVVLTSSDRAFVLPTVEKLYKLKHLPTGGYSINLFGHPHWVKQNYPTDKLQDLNTIISSSYKIDYKSSAVIAFVKKYRYRYGFEPGEYAFKGFDVGYYFGKLLTTYGEDYRDYLIKDKYKGLHNNFSFIHDEKLGYINTSLMLLKFKNFALNIVE, encoded by the coding sequence ATGAATTTCAAGAAGGTTTATGGATTGCTGGTTTTGTTTGCGGTAGTTTTGGGTGCTTGTTCGCCTAAAATCAGGACACCCAAGCCCGAAGCCGGTAAACCTGTTGAAAAAGAAAAGCCAGCAGATAAAAAGCCTATCAAAAAGTTTTCGCAGGCAAGTATTTCTCTGCTCGTTCCCTTTAAATTGGATGAACTGAATTTAAAAACAGCCACAAAAGCCGATATCGAGAAATATGCCATGCCTATTGATTTCTATCAGGGTTTTAAATTGGGATTGGATTCTGCAGCGGCCCAGGGCTTAAATTTTAAACTGAATGTTTTCGATACGCAAGATGATAATGCACATATATCGCTCCTGTACAAAAATGAGCGGTTTAAACAAAGCAATTTAATTATTGGCCCCGTTTTTCCTGATGGATTAAAGTTTATCGCCAATTATGCCAAAGAAAATAATGCAATTATTGTATCTCCTCTGGCCGCTTCCGAACCTGCTGAATTTAATAATCCAAATCTGGTGTCCATTGTAAATAATATTGGCTTGCATGGAAAAAAGATAGCTACATATATTGCTAAAAATTATAATCCTGCTAATACCATAGTGGTGTTGATTAACCCTAAGAAAACAGAAGACGAACAGTTTGCAGCACCGATAAGGAACTATTTTCAAAGCAATACCAAGTTTGTGGTACAGGAGTACGCTTCGGCCTATGCTTTTGAAACAAAAATGATCAAAGGTAAAGAGTATGTAGTGGTGCTTACCTCATCTGACAGGGCTTTTGTATTGCCAACAGTAGAAAAACTGTATAAATTAAAGCATTTACCTACAGGTGGTTATAGTATTAATCTGTTTGGCCATCCTCACTGGGTAAAACAGAATTATCCTACCGATAAATTACAGGATCTGAATACGATTATCAGCTCTTCTTATAAAATAGACTACAAAAGCAGCGCAGTTATTGCCTTTGTTAAAAAATATCGCTACAGATACGGATTTGAGCCTGGAGAATATGCTTTTAAGGGCTTTGATGTTGGCTACTACTTCGGTAAACTGTTAACCACATACGGAGAGGATTATAGAGATTATCTGATAAAAGATAAATATAAAGGTCTTCATAATAACTTTTCATTTATCCATGATGAAAAATTAGGCTATATTAACACCAGTTTAATGTTATTGAAGTTTAAAAACTTTGCGTTAAACATAGTTGAGTAA
- the guaA gene encoding glutamine-hydrolyzing GMP synthase: MQEKIIIVDFGSQFTQLIARRVRELNIYCEIYPYNNLPEVTPDVKGVIFSGSPYSVRQEDAPQIDLSKYHLKYPLLAVCYGAQYIAQHSGGAVQPSSTREYGRANLNFVNQENKLFKGINIDSQVWMSHGDTITDIPENFELIASTDSVKVAAYHIKDSDTYAIQFHPEVTHSIDGKILLENFLVDICGCSQDWTSAAFVETTIADIKATVGNDKVVLALSGGVDSSVAAVLLHKAIGTNLHCIFVDNGLLRKNEYESVLEQYKDFGLNIKGVDAKDKFLGQLAGVEDPETKRKIIGRVFIEVFDEESHLIQDVKWLAQGTIYPDIIESVSVKGPSATIKSHHNVGGLPDFMKLKVVEPLKTLFKDEVRRVGTTLGLESFILGRHPFPGPGLGIRIIGEVTPEKVAILQDADKIYIDNLKEAGLYDKVWQAGAIFLPVRSVGVMGDERTYENVIALRAVESLDGMTADWCHLPYPVLAKISNEIINKVKGINRVVYDISSKPPATIEWE, translated from the coding sequence ATGCAAGAAAAAATCATTATCGTCGATTTTGGTTCGCAATTTACACAACTCATCGCTCGTAGGGTTCGCGAATTAAATATTTACTGTGAAATATATCCATACAACAATCTTCCTGAGGTTACACCTGACGTAAAAGGGGTTATTTTTTCGGGTAGTCCTTATTCTGTCCGTCAGGAAGATGCACCTCAAATCGATTTATCGAAATACCATTTAAAATATCCATTATTGGCTGTTTGTTATGGTGCACAATATATTGCCCAACATTCGGGTGGTGCGGTTCAGCCATCTTCAACACGCGAGTACGGCCGTGCTAATTTGAATTTTGTAAACCAGGAGAACAAATTATTTAAAGGCATAAACATCGACTCGCAAGTTTGGATGAGCCATGGCGATACCATTACCGATATTCCTGAAAACTTTGAATTGATTGCCAGTACCGATAGTGTAAAAGTAGCAGCATATCACATCAAAGATTCTGATACTTATGCGATCCAATTTCACCCTGAGGTAACGCACAGTATTGATGGAAAAATCCTTTTAGAAAACTTCTTGGTTGATATCTGCGGATGTAGCCAGGACTGGACTTCTGCTGCTTTTGTTGAAACTACAATTGCCGATATTAAAGCTACTGTAGGTAACGATAAAGTTGTTCTGGCGCTTTCAGGTGGTGTTGATAGTAGCGTAGCTGCAGTGCTTTTGCATAAAGCTATTGGCACAAACCTACACTGTATATTTGTTGATAACGGTTTATTGCGTAAAAACGAATATGAAAGTGTTTTAGAGCAATACAAAGATTTTGGCTTAAATATTAAAGGCGTTGATGCTAAAGACAAATTCTTGGGTCAGTTGGCTGGAGTAGAAGATCCAGAAACAAAACGTAAAATTATTGGCCGTGTGTTTATCGAAGTTTTCGATGAAGAATCTCACCTTATTCAAGATGTAAAGTGGTTGGCCCAAGGTACAATTTACCCAGATATTATTGAGTCGGTTTCGGTTAAAGGTCCATCTGCAACTATTAAATCGCACCATAATGTGGGCGGTTTGCCAGATTTCATGAAACTTAAAGTAGTAGAACCACTTAAAACTTTGTTTAAAGATGAAGTAAGAAGAGTAGGTACCACTTTAGGTTTAGAATCGTTTATTTTAGGCCGTCATCCATTTCCAGGACCAGGTTTAGGTATCCGCATTATTGGAGAGGTTACCCCAGAAAAGGTAGCCATTTTACAAGATGCCGATAAAATTTATATAGACAATTTAAAAGAAGCAGGCCTTTATGATAAAGTATGGCAGGCAGGCGCTATCTTCTTACCCGTGAGATCTGTTGGGGTAATGGGCGATGAACGTACTTACGAAAATGTAATTGCACTAAGAGCTGTAGAATCGCTTGATGGAATGACGGCAGATTGGTGCCACCTACCTTATCCGGTATTGGCTAAAATCTCAAACGAAATCATCAATAAAGTTAAAGGCATCAATAGAGTCGTATACGATATCAGCTCTAAACCACCTGCAACTATTGAGTGGGAATAG
- a CDS encoding prevent-host-death protein, producing MNKVFLIVGVGIVFGYWKRNEIINYFVSKKSKNGKKRKIGLLDGKAQVIFRGDFAMTDEELLGLI from the coding sequence ATGAATAAGGTTTTTTTAATTGTAGGTGTAGGAATCGTTTTCGGTTATTGGAAGAGAAATGAAATCATCAATTATTTTGTTTCTAAAAAATCTAAAAATGGTAAAAAAAGAAAAATAGGTCTACTTGATGGAAAAGCTCAAGTGATTTTCAGAGGAGATTTTGCCATGACTGATGAGGAACTACTTGGTCTAATTTAG
- a CDS encoding deoxycytidylate deaminase, with the protein MTDKPSFDSIFMNLATDLAARSHCVRAHVGAVLTKDTRIISIGYNGPPAGTHNCDEEWPEHGCARDSKGSCSLALHAEENAILYASKNGSRIEGCTLYTTLSPCIACARLILSSGIKLVYYSKSYAAYKGLPSDEGVDFLRKFGVEVVLIES; encoded by the coding sequence ATGACAGATAAACCAAGTTTCGACTCGATATTTATGAACCTGGCCACCGATTTGGCTGCCCGCTCACATTGTGTGCGTGCCCATGTAGGTGCAGTGTTAACAAAAGATACGCGCATAATTTCTATCGGTTACAATGGTCCGCCGGCCGGTACCCACAACTGTGACGAGGAATGGCCAGAGCATGGCTGTGCCCGCGATAGTAAAGGAAGTTGTTCTTTGGCTTTACATGCTGAGGAAAATGCCATACTGTATGCCTCAAAAAATGGATCGAGGATAGAAGGATGTACTTTATACACCACCTTGTCGCCTTGTATTGCCTGTGCCCGTTTAATTTTATCTTCAGGAATCAAACTGGTATACTATTCTAAATCTTATGCAGCTTACAAAGGTTTGCCTAGCGACGAAGGCGTAGATTTTTTAAGAAAATTTGGTGTCGAGGTGGTTTTGATAGAATCGTAG
- a CDS encoding MFS transporter, whose protein sequence is MSSEQTQTKWGQFIPLVTVFFFWGFVAASNDILIPVFKQAFNLTQFQSQLVSFAFYIAYTVGALIYNGISVVMGQDIVNKLGYKNSLALGLVISAAGTLLFYPAANLHSFPLMLSGLFIVALGFSLQQTVANPLAIALGPIKTGSQRLTLAGGINNFGTTIGPLLVNFAIFGVATSATTNVSIESVKIPYLILGVAFLLVAVFLKMSSLPDRPTLVEASANDTKSIKGSALNYPQLVLGMIAIFLYVGVEVSTASNLPAYMEEKLGFAIKDIAPYVSLYWASLMIGRWTGAVEAFTEDMTLQKILRFVAPYLAFGVFLVANAIAKHDLTPFYVYAAVIVVLIGADMASKGNPARMLLIFSVMGIIALFIGMFTTGMTSVYAFTSVGLFCSTLWPCIFTLAVSGLGKHTSQGSSFLIMMIMGGGIVSLAQGYLSKFTGIQYSYLVGVLCFAYLAFYAIKGSAILKTQGINFDEKISGGH, encoded by the coding sequence ATGAGTTCAGAACAAACACAAACCAAATGGGGGCAATTTATTCCTTTGGTCACGGTATTCTTTTTCTGGGGCTTTGTGGCCGCCAGTAATGATATTTTAATACCGGTATTTAAGCAGGCCTTTAATTTAACTCAATTTCAAAGCCAGTTGGTATCATTTGCATTTTACATTGCATATACGGTTGGCGCTTTAATTTATAATGGCATTTCGGTAGTAATGGGCCAGGATATTGTAAATAAATTAGGCTACAAAAACTCTTTAGCTTTGGGGCTTGTTATTTCGGCAGCCGGAACGCTTTTGTTTTACCCGGCAGCAAATCTGCACTCATTTCCGTTAATGTTATCTGGCTTGTTTATTGTTGCCCTGGGTTTCTCTTTACAACAAACTGTTGCAAATCCTTTAGCTATTGCCTTGGGGCCAATTAAAACTGGTTCACAACGTTTAACACTTGCAGGTGGTATTAATAATTTTGGTACAACCATTGGTCCACTATTGGTAAACTTCGCTATTTTTGGTGTTGCTACAAGCGCTACTACCAATGTGAGCATCGAAAGTGTAAAAATTCCATATTTAATATTAGGAGTAGCCTTTCTTTTAGTAGCTGTATTTTTAAAAATGTCGTCTTTGCCTGATCGACCTACTTTAGTAGAAGCTTCAGCAAATGATACTAAATCGATTAAGGGATCTGCTTTGAATTACCCGCAGTTGGTACTGGGAATGATTGCTATTTTTCTATATGTTGGTGTAGAGGTATCTACTGCCAGTAATTTACCCGCATATATGGAAGAGAAATTAGGATTTGCCATTAAAGATATTGCTCCATATGTTTCTTTATATTGGGCTAGTTTAATGATTGGTCGTTGGACAGGGGCGGTAGAAGCTTTTACTGAAGATATGACCTTACAAAAGATATTGAGATTTGTAGCACCTTATTTAGCTTTTGGTGTTTTCTTAGTTGCAAATGCTATCGCTAAACACGATTTAACACCATTTTATGTATATGCAGCAGTAATAGTTGTATTAATTGGTGCCGATATGGCCAGTAAAGGAAACCCGGCGCGCATGCTATTAATTTTTTCGGTAATGGGCATTATAGCCTTATTTATTGGTATGTTTACTACAGGTATGACTAGTGTTTACGCGTTTACTAGCGTGGGTTTATTCTGCAGTACATTGTGGCCATGTATTTTTACTTTGGCTGTTAGTGGCTTAGGTAAACACACCAGTCAGGGAAGTAGTTTTTTAATTATGATGATTATGGGCGGTGGTATTGTGAGTTTAGCGCAAGGATACCTTTCAAAGTTTACAGGTATCCAATACAGTTACTTAGTTGGGGTGCTGTGTTTTGCATACCTTGCATTTTATGCAATTAAAGGAAGTGCCATTTTGAAGACACAGGGAATTAATTTTGATGAGAAAATTTCTGGTGGACATTAA
- a CDS encoding LysE family translocator, with amino-acid sequence MFEAILLGIGAGIISSFLTGPVFFAMIKTSIERGFKAGFSLAIGVIISDVILIGLVLFGSQFVDYKAEFDKYVGSIGGVFLLAVGIYYLLSKITVHYDSTTLQKVSKRGYVLKGFLMCILTPSTLMFWIIVSGIISVKLNNMLNEKLVCFFIAMATQLSIDGAKSFYSSKLRYKIKEDALKKLNKIAGVVIIFFAFWLIIKTYLKFYA; translated from the coding sequence ATGTTTGAAGCCATATTACTCGGTATAGGAGCAGGGATTATTTCGTCGTTTTTAACTGGGCCGGTATTTTTTGCAATGATCAAAACTAGCATAGAAAGGGGCTTCAAAGCTGGGTTTTCTTTAGCTATTGGCGTAATTATTAGTGATGTGATCTTAATTGGCCTGGTTCTTTTTGGTAGCCAGTTTGTTGATTATAAAGCCGAATTTGATAAATACGTTGGCAGCATTGGCGGTGTATTTCTGCTTGCAGTGGGTATTTATTACCTGCTTTCTAAAATTACCGTACATTACGATAGCACCACGCTTCAAAAAGTGAGTAAACGGGGTTATGTACTCAAAGGTTTTTTAATGTGCATCCTCACTCCTTCTACCCTCATGTTCTGGATTATTGTAAGTGGGATCATTTCGGTTAAATTGAACAATATGCTGAACGAAAAATTAGTTTGCTTTTTTATCGCCATGGCTACTCAATTAAGCATCGATGGAGCAAAGAGCTTTTACTCCAGTAAACTCCGTTATAAAATAAAAGAAGATGCACTGAAGAAACTCAATAAAATAGCCGGGGTAGTGATTATCTTTTTCGCCTTCTGGCTCATTATTAAAACCTACCTGAAGTTTTACGCATAA